A section of the Pedobacter sp. HDW13 genome encodes:
- a CDS encoding DUF6046 domain-containing protein — MTLNIKELTALAHLSYIASPYPGFDKKLSMFNLPDMNNIGNISGSPYFMQLSLKKQSGEIITLPNEPLVSISLQKTIVETATVGEGRTGTVKEYICTEDFDIEIKGVCIGENGAYPTEDVKAVKDLFLVNEALEVQENLFFELFDIKKIVLKSFKLDEMVGQEGVQKYSINAVSDIPFFAELSERTKFINESVTKALNNVRLTGVL, encoded by the coding sequence ATGACACTAAATATTAAAGAATTAACTGCGCTGGCTCATTTGAGCTATATCGCCTCGCCATACCCAGGCTTTGATAAAAAGCTGAGTATGTTCAATCTTCCTGATATGAATAACATTGGAAACATATCAGGCTCACCATATTTTATGCAGCTGAGCTTAAAAAAGCAAAGTGGCGAAATTATAACCCTGCCTAATGAGCCACTGGTTTCTATCTCATTGCAAAAAACGATTGTAGAAACAGCAACAGTGGGTGAGGGGAGAACGGGAACAGTAAAAGAGTATATCTGCACTGAGGATTTTGACATAGAAATAAAGGGCGTTTGTATTGGCGAAAATGGCGCGTATCCAACAGAAGATGTCAAAGCAGTAAAAGATCTCTTTCTGGTTAACGAGGCCCTTGAGGTACAGGAAAACTTGTTTTTTGAATTGTTTGACATCAAAAAAATTGTGCTTAAAAGTTTTAAGCTCGATGAAATGGTGGGACAGGAAGGTGTACAGAAATACAGCATCAATGCGGTGAGCGATATACCTTTTTTCGCCGAATTATCCGAAAGGACCAAATTTATTAATGAATCAGTAACCAAAGCACTAAATAATGTTCGTCTTACAGGGGTACTTTGA
- a CDS encoding late control protein: protein MFVLQGYFEIGVYKFSTINNVEITRSVDEITDTAVIKMPTKFLIKEGNGKLVYTEEAIKKGDRVKIVLGYKDKLERVEFTGYVDRIKCTTPMEIHCEDATWLLKRKDAAFSKSNTTLKQVLESIVSGTDLKLAANIPEMALQKYLIKDKNAAQALKQIKDEFKEIYKIYLNDAGELYCGLQELNNINQKASYDLNYNIIENKLEFKTGEDRRVKIICEGCTRDNKKITATLGDKDGEEFKFTSKVITDQSSIDKLAEEYLKIAKYGGYSGDITSFLLPVASPAMAVEIIDKKHPNREGSYFIKKVVTTYGTGGARRTVSIGNKLTTNKK from the coding sequence ATGTTCGTCTTACAGGGGTACTTTGAAATAGGGGTTTATAAGTTCAGTACTATAAACAACGTAGAAATTACGCGTTCGGTGGATGAGATTACCGATACCGCAGTAATTAAAATGCCAACAAAATTTTTGATTAAAGAGGGGAATGGGAAACTGGTATATACCGAGGAAGCGATCAAAAAAGGTGATCGGGTTAAAATTGTTTTGGGGTATAAGGATAAATTGGAAAGGGTAGAATTTACCGGATACGTAGACCGGATTAAATGTACTACTCCAATGGAAATTCACTGCGAAGATGCCACCTGGTTGTTGAAACGCAAAGATGCCGCTTTTAGTAAGAGCAATACAACTTTGAAACAGGTACTGGAAAGTATTGTGAGCGGTACAGATCTAAAACTGGCCGCAAACATACCTGAAATGGCATTGCAAAAATACCTCATCAAAGATAAAAATGCTGCTCAGGCCCTTAAACAGATTAAAGATGAATTTAAGGAAATCTATAAAATTTACCTAAACGATGCTGGGGAGTTATACTGTGGTTTACAGGAATTAAACAACATTAACCAAAAAGCCAGCTATGATCTTAATTACAACATCATTGAAAATAAGCTCGAGTTTAAAACTGGAGAGGATAGACGGGTAAAGATCATATGCGAGGGATGTACCAGGGACAACAAAAAGATCACTGCTACCCTGGGAGATAAGGATGGCGAAGAGTTTAAGTTTACTAGCAAGGTGATTACCGATCAAAGCTCGATTGATAAACTGGCAGAAGAATACCTGAAAATCGCAAAATACGGGGGCTATAGTGGAGACATTACCAGTTTTTTATTGCCTGTTGCAAGCCCGGCAATGGCTGTGGAAATTATCGATAAAAAACATCCCAACCGGGAGGGCAGCTATTTCATAAAAAAGGTAGTAACCACTTACGGTACCGGGGGCGCAAGGCGAACAGTTAGCATTGGCAATAAATTAACCACCAACAAAAAGTAA
- a CDS encoding tail fiber protein, whose product MLPFKGGLLQTNIVVREDKQTRPFENGQVKEVFFTRYASFGTGTNAIPWTGLSRLKNLAAFKDLPTQISSAIDLDGADTLATSKAVKTLNDKINAQLPSGAIVIWSGAINVIPVGWALCDGQNGTPDLRDRFVLGAGSNYYVGQVGGEEKHALTIQEMPRHNFTTRFQLNIVDSSNYTSTLSYPGEGDRNEWREIGSNFLGNDIPHNNMPPYLAFAYIMKL is encoded by the coding sequence GTGTTACCCTTTAAAGGTGGTTTGCTCCAAACCAACATTGTGGTTCGGGAAGACAAACAAACACGCCCCTTTGAAAATGGCCAGGTTAAAGAGGTATTTTTTACCCGTTATGCCTCTTTTGGCACAGGAACAAATGCGATACCCTGGACAGGCCTCTCTCGCTTAAAGAACCTTGCAGCATTTAAGGATCTTCCAACGCAGATAAGTTCTGCAATTGATTTGGATGGCGCGGATACCCTGGCAACCTCAAAAGCAGTAAAAACATTAAACGACAAAATAAATGCACAACTACCTTCAGGTGCAATTGTGATTTGGAGTGGGGCAATTAATGTTATCCCTGTAGGTTGGGCCTTGTGCGATGGTCAAAATGGTACGCCCGATTTGAGAGATCGATTTGTTTTAGGGGCGGGCAGTAATTATTATGTTGGACAGGTTGGTGGAGAGGAGAAGCATGCACTGACTATCCAAGAAATGCCAAGGCATAACTTTACAACAAGGTTTCAGCTAAATATAGTTGATAGTTCTAACTATACCAGTACTTTATCTTATCCAGGTGAAGGCGATCGAAATGAATGGAGGGAGATTGGTTCCAACTTTTTAGGTAACGATATACCCCATAATAACATGCCCCCTTATTTGGCATTTGCTTATATCATGAAACTATAA